The window CGCAATAACTAATGATCCTGAAAAGGTGCAAAATGTGTGGTTCATGTTTTCCTTTGATTTAAGCCCCAAGAGAGAAACGACTGGTCCTGATTTATAGAGCTCTGGAATCTTTGGAAAATACAAATGAACAAGCCAAGCTGGTGGTTTTCTAATCACATAACACAGAGCTTGGGCTAGTTTGATAAACAAAGTGCTGACTTTGAGCTGCCTCTGATAGACTGCATAATAAAGAACAATTACTTAAAGCAATTCCTTTTTGGTAAAGTGGGGATTATcatattaacaacaataatagtaataatagcagctgATGTCTATATTGTACTTATTAcatgccaggccctgtgctaagaactttataattattatttcatttgatcctcacaatagttCTTCCAGGTAGTTGctatgattatcctcatttttacagatgaggaaatcaaggcaaacaaagattaaatgatttgcccaggatcacacagctagtaagcatcttaggctggatttgagttcagatctttttgactccaggcccggcATTCTATCCAATAATCTTCAGGAATTTTATGAGGAAAGCATTTAGAGAATACAAAATTGTTGCAGAAATGGGCGTTATTATTACCCCTTATTATCTTATCAAAGgtcaatttaataataataacaatccatCAAAATCTGAAGCACTTTAAGACTTGCAAGATGCTTTTCTcacaatgaaatggaaaagacaaaaaggagtTAAATAACTAGCTTTGGGTCAAATAGGCAGTAAACATTAGAGCCAGGTTGTAAGCCAGAGTATCCTTTTGATCAGTTGCCTGAGCCCAGGACCTTTCagtctgatgctctaaaatttgtttagagagtcattatttaaggaatttggagcagttcggggaagaggtacaaaagttcgaccctttactccatcatcttgactCCTCCTCTTAGCTCTTCAGTCTAATCAATGTCACCATCAGATTGACTGTTGTTTGTTCCTTCAATTAATTAGCCCAAGAACCCCATTAAGTGAACACCCCAAAATGATGGGCTCCCTGATTTGGGAAGGACAGCAATGGGCTGGAGCATGTCCACCAAAGGGTGACCAGGATGGCAAGAAGATAGAACACATTATTATCATCATGTTCTTAAAGAGCTGATGCACGAAAGGGAGGTGGTCCCAGAGAGCCAAAGTAGGAGTAATGATTAGAAGTtcttaagatcataaatttagacctaaaagagatctcagagaaTTCATCAATTTTACACTTGGTAAGTTTTTGAAAAAGcggaaagattaagtgatttgccccaagtcatatagctagtaagtatctgaggcaaaatttgtaCATTGGTTTTTCAGATTCCAAGTCTACTCTTCAATCCACCATAACAAGTtgtctatcattttttttccctcttttggctaccaagttaagtgacttggctaggattacacagccagtaagtgttaagtgtctgaggccggacttgaactcaggtcttcctgacactgagccatctagctgtcccctgcCTCTCAAATTTCAGAGATAGATTTTGTCTGGGTGTACAGTTGTCCAAGatgcagctagatggtacagtggatagcatgttgggcctggagtcagaaatacttaTCTTTATGAGttaaaatctgtcctcagacatttacaagctgggtgactctggacaagtcatttaaaccagtttgcctcagtttcttcatctgtcaaacaaactagagaaggaagtggaaaaacactccagtatttttgccaagaaaagtccaaatgggattacgaagatttggacatgactgaaaatgacctGAAAAACAACCACACAACAGTTGAATAAGTCACCTTGGAGGGAGTTCCCCTTCATTGGAGTTTTTCAAGGAGAAGCTTAAGAGCTCTAACagggaagatggagaaaagaTTACTTTTCAGGTACAAGTTGGCTTCttgattgattttttgaacccaagtttctGGACTCTTAAGCATTGTGttctttctactttaaaaaaatatatatatttttcctcagtttcatcatttgtaaaatggaaataattataatacttaCTTCCCAGAATCATTAtggagatcaaatgaggtaataactGTAAAGCTCTTAGTAGATGTAGatagttcctggcatataataagaactatataaatgttagctatgataaCGATTTCCTACAGATTACCTTTCCAATTCTTCCAGGATATTCTAAATTCTTGCTTTGCTAAAAGTTTGTTATGAATCCTAGGGGAAAATCACTCAACTCTGTACCCTCAGAAGTGTTTCAAATACGCAATCCTTCAATGGCTCTGTGCTCTCATTCATATGGGTACTCCCTCCAACGCTGCAAGTCCCAACCCATCAACAGTTTCTCATTCATTGCAACTCTTGTCTCCCCTGTCTCACAAAGATCATGCTGGGAACTTTCCTCTACATTTCTTAACCTTGTCCTTTGGCCAGTGGTTCAGGGGAGGCTATATATCTATCATTCCCTGGCTCTTGGTTCATAACTGGCTCATCTCTTTTCCAGGCATATATTTGATGGGATGCCATCCTTATGCGCTTTCCCTTGTATAAATCTTAACATATATGTTACAATTTATTCATGCCTCCAACATCCCTTTCTTGTTGCCTCTTTGGATAGCTAGGTGACATAATATACAGGGTGCTGGGCCTGAagccaggaaaatctgaattcaaatccataaaCCCTTACTAACTATGGaaccctgggcaaggcattttacctctgtctccatttcctaatatgtatataaaataggtacacaaattaaacatttactgataataaatcataattatgcactcccacattcagttatgagatcccacATGAGATtatgacccatagtttaagaagctctaaTCTAGATAATAGTCATTATTTATCAAGTGGCTTTTTCCTGTTGAAAAGAGTATAATGAAGGCTTGGGGGAAAAACCTTCAGATCTTATTACTATCCCCCTCCCAAGAAAAGGGCTGAAAAAACATTAATGAAATACCAACCTAAATCTCCCTTTTTCATTGCTTatacattttttgaaaatatccTGCACTTGCATTGATGACATTCTTGATGAAGGTGAGATAAAGGAATAAATAGTCAGGCTCTtgcaaataatattctatagtaGCCCACATCTTTACCATCATAGACTTGAGAATATAAAATTTCATGGTTCTTATTGTTAATTgattattcaaaaaatattatttgttagctataaaaaaaaaaaaaaaaaaaacccttaagattCTTCTCCAACAAGATGTCTCCTCAAACTACATAAGATTCCTTAAGAGATTTAACAGAAATAATTTGTTCAATGATTCTCTGGCATAAAACAAGGAAATGTATATCCCACTCCCAAAGGATTCATGGGAGAGAACCAATATAGAATCCAAATGTCAGGATTCCCTATGAATGCTAATAGGGTCCGATAGATGCTTATGTTTGTGGATGAGATTGCATTGTTTGCATCAAGCCCTGGAATATTGCAAAGCCTATTGAAATGAGATCCATGATTCTCATAGGtgaaataaaataggaatattgACCTGTTTTCAGGGTTATtgtaaattatatacatacacacataaattacatatatatatatatatatatacatatatatatatatacacataaattatatatatccatacacatgATTCCTAAGGATTTTTACCATTATCACTTTGGGTTTGGAAACCATCAGCTATAGCCTAATGTAGCCAATATAAATTCATTGTAGAATAGCCTCTAATGGCAATCTCAGCACATTGGTGTGATTTACCCACCTACAGTGACTTGTACAGGTTCGTTGAGCTGTGATcgtctttcttcattttctgagGAGTCTTGGCTAGAATTCAAGTTGTGTCTTTTCTTAATGTGAGCTGCCACAAAGAAACATAATCCAATGAGCACTATCAAAGGCCCCATTATCTGAAGAGACAGAAACCCACATGCCTGTGGCTCAGCACTGGAAGAGTCTGTGTCATTGAATGGTGGCTGGGGCCATCCTGAGTTACATCCAGGGACCCAAATGCCCAGCACACTAATCAGCATCCCACTGGTTAAAAACAAGAATCCAAAGATGAGGAACTGGGCAAACTGGCGACTTTCTCCACAAAGAAAGAAGCTGTCTGGGTCAATCTGGTTGCCTTGCAGCTGCCTTTCTCTGAGCTGAAGCTTTGCCCTGGAACGGGCCAATATGATTGCTCCAAGGCCAATCACAGCACATGAAGGCCCCACAATTTTCAGTACTGCACTGCAGTCAAGAAAGGTTTCATAATGGCATGTTTGGAAACCAAAGATGGAAAGCAAGATTCCTGCACATAACAAGATGACTCCAAACacgaaaaggaaaaaaattattttgctgatgCGCCTTCCACTCACATCCCCACCAGGCTCAGGAGCAGTAGCAGGGGACATTATTAGAAGTGCCCCTTCTTACTCTGCCAATGGAATCCTGAATATCGCCAGCCCTTGGGAGCTctgaaaataaataacagaatttAAGTGCACGTGTCTGTCCAAACACTATGTCCTTCCCTACTGTACTTTTCCCTCTTGCCAGAATGTCTCCAGTCCTTTCAGAACGGAAACCCTTCCTCTTTTTTAGTTTGGAACTTCACACAAGTGAACAACATCTGAAGGAATTTTAGAACAATGACTTGGCATATGAGTCAGAAAGCCTAATGCTCAGAAATTCCCAAGTGGGAGATTTTATGGAGATActcaaaaaaagaggaagtagaaTTTTAGTGGTAAGGAATAAAGGTTTTCTcggtatctttctttctttccttcttccttccaaaaACTGGGTGTGATTTTTCATATCAGAGGTTTAGATGCTGAAAAGAATTGTCCTCAATGGTGTCCTCAGAAGGAATATGGTACAGTACAAAAAGCCCTGTTACTAGAAATTAAAGGACCAGGGTTCAAGTCTTAACTTTGGTGCCCATCACCTGtatgaccttagataagtcaGTTTAACTTAGCTTCCTCCTgtataaaatcaaagaattgaattaaaagatttctgaagaccctcccagctctgaccttttGGGGGTTTATTCAATAACAATTAGTGTTccttaaattcaaattaaatcaaaactATCCAAAATGATGGTCTTGCTCCAGCAATGTGGGCATGGCCTGAAATGTCACATTTATCATCTTGGACCCAGATAGTTTTTCTATTTGTGGAAACAGCCAACAGTTTTCTGGCACAAGCAGGGAAAGTCAAGGGCAGGTAGGTGAATCAGAACCAGCTTGGTTTAGACTGAATGGAGCCTCTGCACTCCTATTTTTTGAGCCAAGCTGGCCATACTTCAGCAAAAAGTAACTgagattcattttaaaatgaacaacaGATAGCAAAAGTCATGAGTTAAAGATACTACTCAGTTCAAGACtgggagtagaaaaaaaaatgccagaaaaatCTACTAGGAAAAAATGCTATTCTCCAAAAGCTACTCCTtgtcaacatttttttaatgtaaaggaCAGATATTTTTGTGATAATATTGGTTAGTGTTTATATTGTTCtctgaaaatttgaaaaagcactttagatgttatctcatttgatttgggATAATTTTGTCATAATCAACATAATAGCTAAAACTAACTAGTATTTatctcttttaagatttataaagcattatGGCATGTTATCACCTGTGCAAATTATTagtggcagctaagtggtacaatggatagatcaCTGAACCTGGAATCCtgagggcttgagttcaaatatgatcttagttatatgaccttggataagtcatttaacttctgtgtctcagtttccccatctataaaatgagaacaatagtAGCActtccctcccagggttgttgtgaggatcaaatgagataatatttgcaagacTTTGTAAACCTTACAATGCTACATCAATACCAGCTATTACCATTATTCTACTTCAGctttttaaagttacttttaGATTGCAAACATTATTTATAGATAATTTAATTACTAGACAATTCTTAAAAGGGACTACTTTCAGATGACTCTTATTCTTTgtcataaaatatattcaaatggaTTCCAATTTTCAAACATTGCAAATCATTAGGATATTTAAAACTTCCtcagaggagggaaaaagttttCTAAAGTTTTGACACATTCCGGATCTGTGACATTATGAAGTAACTAAATAGATAATCATTAAAACCCAACTCAGACTGACATTGAAAACACAGTATTGTaaattaatggaaaaacaaatgggCAGTACATTTCCAGGAAGAAACAGAGATGACACAAACTAGGAAGGATGATAGAAactgggaggggagaggggggaggagggaagcagaGGGTAGTGGAAAGTACCCTGGGTTTAATAATGGAAATCTATTTTGTGCTATACTCAGCTGTTATTTACTACTTCTCTAACTCTGAGTCTCTTTTAATTTACTACTTtactaaatttttaatttaaaaaattagtagaTCCCTTTTATATCAAGTAATACTCAAATTcgtttatataacatttaatagTTCATGTAGTGCTATGAATGGGGGAAGAAAACTGGCCTGGGAATTAACATCTAAATTCTAGTCTAGGTTGTTCAACTGACTATTATATGACCAGaggcaaattattttccttccctgggcctcagtgtcctcatctataaaatgggagtggcCCAAGATAACCTGTAAactcccttccaattctgagagtctagaattttttttttcttttttggcatggcaattggaattaagtgacttgtccaagatcacacagctagtaagtcttaggtatctgaggccagatttgaattcaggtcctcctgactccagggtcagtatTCTATTGGCTGCCATTATAGCTGCACCATCTGGAATTGTCAAAATAGTTATTCAGAATACATTTGTTAAAATTCTGATCTCAAAGGATAAAAGAGAAGTTCTGACTCATACTACATGGCCATGCAATTCAACTGAggtacacatttaaaaaaaaaaaaaaaaaaaaaaacctgtacttttttaaattttctcaaagTTGCACAGAGAAGTACATCCAAAACTTTGTGTATGGTGATTGAGAGGACTAAATCCTCCACTAAGCATTTTAAAGGaggattccttttatttttcatattcccAACTTAGATGATCACTGCAATCTTGGAAAGGAAGGTATGGGGGCAGGGAAAGGGGGATgatagacagagataaagagacagagacaatgaccagagatagaaaaagagagagagacaaagagggagagaggggaaagagagaaagaaggaaggaaggaaggaaggaaggaaggaaggaaggaagaaagaaagaaagaaagaaagaaagaaagaaagaaagaaagaaagaaagaaagaaagaaaagaaagaaagaaagaaagaaagaaagaaagaaagaaagaaagaaagaaagaaagaaagaaagaaagaaagaaagaaagaaagaaagaaagaaagaaagaaaagaaaagaaaagaaacttgaagcggcttgtggtccctttaagaaattatattttctattgaTCTCCGATTCCTTTCAAATTCCAATCCCTTCCTAGTTAAGGCATATGCTCCCCAGATAAATTGTCTtcccaggatgccagagcctttgattcaattacaaatcctggtcaaaaagcatccatTTGAATTCCAATaaggcttgtcccagcccccactggatcTGATCTGCTCTTTCTACTAATTATCCCACTAAATTCCCTTTTAAGGGGCTTACCTAACTTCTTTCAAATCCAAATTAAAGTGTCTCCAAATGCCTGCAAACTCTTCCAGTTCCTCTTAATTCCAGGACTTTCTCTCGGATGATCATTTCCCTTTATCCTGTATGTAGCGCATTTGTacctaacttttttgtttgtttgcctgtTCTCTATCCTATTTAGACAAGGAGCTCATCGGGaacagggactgccttttgccttaAGAGCTAGACAGTAGTGTTTATTTACAACGTGatagaggcttaataaatatttattgactgattgattgaagctgcagaattatttcttattttggtgatcttcattttctaaaagcagaacataaaaaaagaattccttaaggGCCCAAAGCTAACCTCTTTCCAttacctccctccccccactatTCCCGAGGGGCATCTCCTTAACAAAATTTAGTTTAGGCCAAAAGATGTGAGATGAATATTGCCAAACCTTAGCAattagttaataagcatttattaagcacttactaaatgtcCGGTGCTGTATTAATTGTTTTACCAATatcctctcatttgatcttcacaataagcCGATGggataggtgctattactattaaACCCCTTTTTGCAGCTGAGGAAGCTGAGTGGCTAGCCTAGAATTACACATCTTAGTAAGGATCTGTGCATGAATTTAAACAGATCTTCGACTCAGCTCTCTAACTACACTGAGGCACCCAGATGTCTCACACACGTACCTCCCGCCCCTCCAAAAGTGAGCCCATCTCTGCCCTCACGTTGAAATATTCCCGTTCAAAGATAAGGAAATGCTAGAGATTTATAgacaataaatacaaagtgattagTCTGAGAACAATCAGTAAAGGACCCTAGTCAATGAGAAGCGATCATTTATCCTGCAGGAAACTAATTTATAGATTACAACCCCAGAGCAAATGTCCCAGTGTTTGGCGCCTTCAGTCTTCCCGCAACCACCATGTCAATAGCTCAGAACTACTTTTTATTCCCAAACTTTGCAGCCGTGAGGCAAGTGAAGCGAGCGAGTGAAATCCGGCTGGCTCAGCAGAGTTTGGGCTCGGAGGAAAGGGGGTCCCGACATTCCCAGGCCAGGCTTGCCTGGCTGCTAGACCGCCGTGCAGAGCAGAGCGAGTCCCTTACCTGAGCACACTGAGCCTGACCTGACTGCTCCACCGCGGGCGCTCACCAGCAGCCCAGGGAGCCGCCAGAGGGAGGATCACTCTTAGCCCAGCCGGTGTCCTCGGCTTCTTCCTCCTCGCCGGTCAGTCCAGCACTTCCCTTTCGGACAGGGCACAGCGGCAACGGTGTGTTTATAAGCGAGCAGCCCTCTCGCCCGCCCCTTTAGCACCCCCTCTTCCTCGCCCGTGCCAATGCATCTAAAGCACACAGCACCTGGACAGGCCACAGAGAGAAAATGCAAGAGGCCGGTAACTGATGCTTTTATTtatgagggaggaagaggaggagaagcaggTTTAGAAGGCTGAAGTAGGCAGGTGAAAGGCGGAGCGAGCTCGAACTGGCCACCGCCGGGTGGTGCTAAGAAGCGAACAAGTCTCCTTAGAACCCCTGCCCCTTCCTCCAACTGGCCGCCGAGGAGCTAGTCCTAAGGGACCCGGGGAAccaaggaaggaggaggaagaaggggacaaTTGTGCTCCTGAGTATGTAATCCAGAACCTTTCCGACCCGCCGTTTCTGAGGCACATCTCAGAACCACGCCCAGCGACCTTGAATGGCCCTGGGGGCGGGGGCAGATCGCAAAATCCACAGTAGAGTCCCATCCCCGATCCGCCTTTAATTATCTCCATCAGACTCCTCCGTATCCTGTCAGCTCCGAGCACAAGGACTGCTCTGGCTGGGAACCAGGCAAGCTTTgatcctcttttcccttcccccaggcTTCACCTCACCCCTGACCCATCCCCTTCCCACTGGTGGCAATCATCTGGTGGGACTTGAATTGGGGCCCGAGAGGGGACCAGGAACTAGGAACAAAGTGAGGTTTCTCTGAGCCAGTCTGAGACCGGATTCCTCCTCCCGAGCCTTGCTCTGCCTTTATTCCTAGATTTCCCGACGCGCATACCCCCTTCGCAAGGCTGGTTTGGAAATGTGCCCGATGAGCTTTTCTCCTAAGCCTTCCTCCCGTGGCTTTAGGAACAGGTTGTCACCGTTGCCGCCCACCCGTTTCGTCCTCCTCAAACCGGTTTAGAGTTCACCTAAGAAGACCAGGTGGGAGCAGTGAAGCAGGCTACTTTCCTAGTGAAAGCATAAATTTGCCgaaagaaatagatttgggaacCGAAAAGTGGAGTGTGGAGAGCGACACCCTTCGCCTCCAACCTCCTCCCGTCCTTATCCTGCAAATCAGCTAGCAACAATTTGGGATTAAAGCATTGAGATCCCGGTTCCTGGCTCCGGGCTCTTCCAGCCAGTGGGCTGGAGTAAACTCCCCCTTCCTTAGAAATAGAGTTTTTATTAGCATTATGGAAAGGTTTCATGCCCTAATTATTTAGGATTAAATTTCTTTACAAGAAGGCTCCCATTAGGTTTCGTGATATTTCATTCCGCCCCCTACTgtgattcttctctctcttcatttcaaCTGTTGAAACACCCTTTTTAATACACATATctatttaatacacattgttaGGCCAAGAATTAAGCTGTGGTCTCTTCTCCTACTAGAAATAATGTGGGTATAGAGAATTTTAATCCTACTTCTATCAGAAACTTGTTCCGTATAACTGGAAGTTTATTCCTgtttccaaaacaaaaatcaaggcTTTTGTAAAAAGTATGACAAGAAGGGCTGGCCTGGGCAGAGCAGAAGCACACATGAAGGTGCCCTTGTGTGGgataaggggagggagggaggggaagagaagaggaaggattcTTCCCTCAAGCTGCtgtcaaatattttatctttagagATATAGCCCTTTACACACCATTTTAAAAATGCAGGCCTGCCTGAGATAGATAATTCTATTTTCACTCATTTAAATCATGCATATTTTTtctaacaaatatatttatttttaatattcattgctTTATGAACCATGGTGGGAGAGAAATattagagcaaaaggggaaaaccacgggagagatttaaaaaaaaaaaaaaacgaaaaaaagaagtgaacataacatgtgttggtttacatttagtctccttagttctttttctggatgcagatggcattttgtgcccaaagtctattgggatttctttggatcactgagccactgagaaaaacccaaagtctttcatagttgattatcacacattcttgctgttagtGTGTACAAGGAGAAACTGAGTAAGACGGAGATTAGAGAGTACTTAataatttatcaaatggagagatatactgggaccaatggattcatgtttggtcccagggctgaatgagactatcgtctccaagaatccagcaaacaagagttctcaatgacatatatactcAGGGCTCAGACACAgagggtaaactgaggcagggatggagtcagggtactgagagcaggaatgggattctgacagggtggggtgagcctctggaGAGGGAATGACAATCAGGGGAAGGCACCCCAGACTTGGGgaaaggcatcttgataagacaatatctgatattctaaatGCTTGGGATGGGGAGATGCATTCTGATGTTCTATTAAGTATTCTaataaagagagaggggaggttttgcagaactgagaagcagggaaagtgaggcaggactgggtcaggataaattagggaaactgagtcaggacaataaaagagaactgtggttcTGCTTGTTTAACCCAGCaacagttaatgtaaatctttccagacctttctaaaatcggtttgttcatcatttttatagaacaa of the Sarcophilus harrisii chromosome 1, mSarHar1.11, whole genome shotgun sequence genome contains:
- the TMEM171 gene encoding transmembrane protein 171, whose protein sequence is MSPATAPEPGGDVSGRRISKIIFFLFVFGVILLCAGILLSIFGFQTCHYETFLDCSAVLKIVGPSCAVIGLGAIILARSRAKLQLRERQLQGNQIDPDSFFLCGESRQFAQFLIFGFLFLTSGMLISVLGIWVPGCNSGWPQPPFNDTDSSSAEPQACGFLSLQIMGPLIVLIGLCFFVAAHIKKRHNLNSSQDSSENEERRSQLNEPVQVTVGDAVIIFPPPPPPYFSDVSTPTVVTRNSSSNSLPLSENPPSYYSIFNYGTQIPEVQGAAFYRDTESIYTISGNNLSSETSPASHISSELPPRYEEKETVNVDHPTSSTSSSSSSQPSPP